In Drosophila busckii strain San Diego stock center, stock number 13000-0081.31 chromosome 3R, ASM1175060v1, whole genome shotgun sequence, the sequence CCGTGGTGCATTCGGCAAGGTGTTTCTGGGCTACAAGAACAACGACTCGGACAAACTATATGCCATCAAGGTGATGCGCAAATCTGAGATGATAAACAAGAATATGGTCTCACAAGTGATCACTGAAAGGAATGCTTTGGCACTATCACGTTCGCAATTTTGTGTGAATTTGTTCTATTCGCTGCAATCATTGTCCTCAGTCTATTTGGTTATGGAGTACATGGTAGGAGGCGATCTCAAATCACTGCTGGCCATGTTTGGTTATTTCGAAGAGGCCACAGCGCGCTTTTATGTGGCCGAAATGGTCATGGCACTGCAGTACTTGCATCAACATGGCATTGTGCATCGCGACATAAAGCCCGATAATATGCTCATATCTGCCACCGGACATGTGAAGCTAACAGACTTTGGCTTAAGCAAAATAGAATTGCGTAGAGATTTAGAGATATCCGATTTAATAAACTGTTCGCCTAATCTTAATGCGCGCACGCCAGGACAGCTGTTATCGCTTACCTCACATTTATCTTTTGGCTCGGAGAAGAAAGCACAGCTTCTTgtcacaggcacaggcacctCGCACTTACTACAGGCTATGAACAAGCACAGCTTGCTCATGGAGTCTTCTGACAGTGAGGCAGATACGAGCTACAATGAAGCGGAGCGCACAAGTGATAGCAAAATCTCTGGAGTATCACCATTCTTCTCAGCGGAGGAGATCAATGTCTCTGTAGCTCATACTTGCACCACCAATACTAATGTAAGCTAACCTCTTAAATCTTAGTTGAGCTTTGTTTTTCACATGTCTCAGCAGATTCTGGACAACAGCTCCTCTTCCTATCACACCTGCACTTCGGCAGAAATAAGCAAGAGCTCGCCGCCACTAGAGGGCACAGTTGCTggcgtggcagcagccacTAACAAGAAACGTGTTGAATTTGTGCTAGGCAGCACTGCTGATTGTGAggtaagtttatttaatagtAGCTGATTAAATTACATGCCCTAATTATCATCAAAAATAAGGGCTGCAAATTGGCAGAGCAGGATAAAATCAAATTGGAAAATGCGCATGATACATCCTTTGAGATTTCCATGGCATGCAGGCGTTCAATTGATGAGGTTCGTCTATCTAAAATGTGTCGTGTGTCTATGTTTAGTTGGTGCAGGGATTGTTTATGCAATGACaagtatattatattttataaatgtttatttacatttagcGCTTGCGGCATACAAAACTGCAGGAAGATTCAGGAGTATCTAGCCGGAAAGGTGATGATAATTCCAGCTATCAGTTAAATCAGAACAGTGAGGACACTGCATCCTCTATCGAGAAGAATTCAGACAATCTAAGTCAATCAAAGAACGATTTTAGTTGCTCGGATTATTCACGCAGGTAAATTTAAAACACCGATAAACAAACgcaataactatatatattctttctGATACTTTAAGCtacaatataacaaataatggCAACGAGCTAAGTGGCATACGCATGAATTCGCCATTTCGCAATTTATCGAAACATTTCAAGCGCCCGGAATTCTTGCGTGGAATGAAACGTAAAATTAATCTTGTCAACAGATCAGACAATATGTCAGGCATTGAAACAGATAGTGGCAGTAATGCCAGCACGCATACTGGCCTCACTCAAGAGAttgaaattctaaatattGGCAGTAGTACACCCAAGAAGCGCAAGGCACGCTCCTCGCCCATACGCGGCGTACTCAAAGTGCGTTCGCTCTCCGATGATGAGCTGCCAATGCAGCCGCTACTGGGAGCGACTAGCATTGCAAATGTGGTCTTCTCCACGCCCGTTTCCTCACAGAAGCCCCCACGTCGCGATGGCGGTCTTTTGGGTAAATTAAAGGCTACTCGCTTCGCGCTGCCCGTGACTATGGATAGCAAAAAGTCTGAACAGGCAGTGCTGGAGAAGCTGTCCGGTGTACAGTATCACATTAAACTGGCTGACGATCCCACCATGTCGCCTATTAATCATGGCACTAACAGTGCACCCAAGACGCCAAAGAATACCAATATAAACACGCCTTATCGCACACCTAAGTCGGTGCGACGTGGTGTGCGTGCATCAAATGAACGCATCTTAGGCACACCTGACTATTTGGCGCCGGAACTTTTGCTGCGACAGGGCCATGGTGCCGCTGTGGATTGGTGGGCGCTGGGCGTTTGCTTCTATGAGTTCATGACGGGAATAGCACCGTTCAACGATGAGACGCCTCAAAAAGTATTTGACAACATTCTCAACAAGAGTGAGTGCCTTGGGCTTAGGTATATTCCGACTTGAGttcatgtttaattttatttaaagatatTGAATGGCCTGAAGGCGATGAAGCATTGTCCGCTGAGGCTATGGAGGCTGTAGAACTGATGCTGACCATGAATCCAGCTGACCGTCCAGCTGCCAAAGAAGTGCAACACATGCGTCACTTTGCCTGCATCGATTGGGAGAATGTGGGCCAAATGGAGCCACCTTTTGTGCCCGCACCTGACAATCCCACTGACACTGGTTACTTCGAGGCTCGCAATAATTTGCAGCATCTACAATTGTCGAACTTTGCGCAGGATGATTAAACAATcgttttcttttaaattgttttcattgaAATTGTTACATTTAAACTAGATGTTCTATTTTATAAGTGTTTtgagtaatttttttatgtaaacgTAATGTAAATTTCAAGAATTGTTCGTTTAGCTAAATTATAGACATCAGTGTACTATTTGTCATGTCATCGAATAAGCATCAACTTTTAAGTTTAGCTCGCTGAACCccttcaatatttaaaaaatttcgtttatattatttatttaagttccACTTTTTagcatatgaatatatatatatacaaagttaaccttatttttttgcaattttgaaaatagCAAATGAATAGTTtccatataaaaaataattgaattggcTGCCAATTGTATatgttcaatttgaattaggTTGCTTTCAGCTTAAAGTCACAGTCCCATACTTCCGGAATGGTTGTCAGGTAGCTCTGCTGATAGAACAAGTCTATTAGACAACAGAGTAGATGAGGCACAGTGCGTGGATCCGGCATGGGCTGTTCCTTTAGGAAGCTAACAGCACGCACTATATCTGCCTTGACATCTGTGAATTTcttgttggccagcagcatAGCAAGCTCACGCATGCCACTCTCATACTCCTCGCAAGGCACACGCGTATCCCGACTGGCCGGGAACAGTGAGAAAATAATGCAGGCAAAGCAGCGTGTCAGCACCTTGCGtctatgaataaaaatatacatatagaatAATGTGACAACTGATTTACATATAGTGCTACATACTTG encodes:
- the LOC108603316 gene encoding serine/threonine-protein kinase greatwall isoform X1, whose amino-acid sequence is MENVDKGNLQTEQQIDYKTPKRINCSSIIESDPLLEKINILTTKPENQSNNAKLPTIKDFVIIKPISRGAFGKVFLGYKNNDSDKLYAIKVMRKSEMINKNMVSQVITERNALALSRSQFCVNLFYSLQSLSSVYLVMEYMVGGDLKSLLAMFGYFEEATARFYVAEMVMALQYLHQHGIVHRDIKPDNMLISATGHVKLTDFGLSKIELRRDLEISDLINCSPNLNARTPGQLLSLTSHLSFGSEKKAQLLVTGTGTSHLLQAMNKHSLLMESSDSEADTSYNEAERTSDSKISGVSPFFSAEEINVSVAHTCTTNTNILDNSSSSYHTCTSAEISKSSPPLEGTVAGVAAATNKKRVEFVLGSTADCEGCKLAEQDKIKLENAHDTSFEISMACRRSIDERLRHTKLQEDSGVSSRKGDDNSSYQLNQNSEDTASSIEKNSDNLSQSKNDFSCSDYSRSYNITNNGNELSGIRMNSPFRNLSKHFKRPEFLRGMKRKINLVNRSDNMSGIETDSGSNASTHTGLTQEIEILNIGSSTPKKRKARSSPIRGVLKVRSLSDDELPMQPLLGATSIANVVFSTPVSSQKPPRRDGGLLGKLKATRFALPVTMDSKKSEQAVLEKLSGVQYHIKLADDPTMSPINHGTNSAPKTPKNTNINTPYRTPKSVRRGVRASNERILGTPDYLAPELLLRQGHGAAVDWWALGVCFYEFMTGIAPFNDETPQKVFDNILNKNIEWPEGDEALSAEAMEAVELMLTMNPADRPAAKEVQHMRHFACIDWENVGQMEPPFVPAPDNPTDTGYFEARNNLQHLQLSNFAQDD
- the LOC108603316 gene encoding serine/threonine-protein kinase greatwall isoform X2, producing MENVDKGNLQTEQQIDYKTPKRINCSSIIESDPLLEKINILTTKPENQSNNAKLPTIKDFVIIKPISRGAFGKVFLGYKNNDSDKLYAIKVMRKSEMINKNMVSQVITERNALALSRSQFCVNLFYSLQSLSSVYLVMEYMVGGDLKSLLAMFGYFEEATARFYVAEMVMALQYLHQHGIVHRDIKPDNMLISATGHVKLTDFGLSKIELRRDLEISDLINCSPNLNARTPGQLLSLTSHLSFGSEKKAQLLVTGTGTSHLLQAMNKHSLLMESSDSEADTSYNEAERTSDSKISGVSPFFSAEEINVSVAHTCTTNTNILDNSSSSYHTCTSAEISKSSPPLEGTVAGVAAATNKKRVEFVLGSTADCERLRHTKLQEDSGVSSRKGDDNSSYQLNQNSEDTASSIEKNSDNLSQSKNDFSCSDYSRSYNITNNGNELSGIRMNSPFRNLSKHFKRPEFLRGMKRKINLVNRSDNMSGIETDSGSNASTHTGLTQEIEILNIGSSTPKKRKARSSPIRGVLKVRSLSDDELPMQPLLGATSIANVVFSTPVSSQKPPRRDGGLLGKLKATRFALPVTMDSKKSEQAVLEKLSGVQYHIKLADDPTMSPINHGTNSAPKTPKNTNINTPYRTPKSVRRGVRASNERILGTPDYLAPELLLRQGHGAAVDWWALGVCFYEFMTGIAPFNDETPQKVFDNILNKNIEWPEGDEALSAEAMEAVELMLTMNPADRPAAKEVQHMRHFACIDWENVGQMEPPFVPAPDNPTDTGYFEARNNLQHLQLSNFAQDD